Proteins encoded by one window of Halomonas chromatireducens:
- a CDS encoding transposase, translating into MINVRYPAERKEAILKKMAPPMSLTIPELAEQEGITATTLYNWRKQARSRGQVLPSRSTKPDQWTSQEKFQIVLPRFIE; encoded by the coding sequence GTGATCAACGTGCGTTACCCCGCAGAGCGTAAGGAAGCCATCCTCAAGAAGATGGCGCCGCCCATGAGCCTGACCATCCCGGAACTGGCCGAGCAGGAAGGCATTACAGCGACAACCCTCTACAATTGGCGGAAACAGGCCAGATCACGAGGACAGGTTTTGCCATCACGTTCGACCAAGCCCGACCAATGGACCAGCCAGGAGAAGTTCCAGATCGTCCTGCCTAGATTCATAGAATAA
- a CDS encoding IS30 family transposase, giving the protein MGYRQLTQTQRYQIFARHDLGVSQRQTAKELGLHSSTVSRELRRNVIASGKDPEQAQSRGDYRRRTAWKWTKRLPSMITAVVDRLREEWSPEQISGFMAPLAGLGVSHQWVYSLIWDEKAQGGDLWQHLRQPKRRSKHRAQAKSAGLGKIPNRVGIEHRPAEINTRLVIGHWEGDTVIRGHKQSGLVTLVERRSGYLLAARLPRISAELTQAAMIRLLKPRRGAVQTITLDNGSEFAGHEAVAKALTAATYFCDPYCSGQRASNENTNGLVRQYFPKGTDFRQVTNAELRKVIRKLNDRPRKRLGYRTPAHVFLGEYSRALDTAGAARIA; this is encoded by the coding sequence ATGGGATACCGACAGCTGACCCAGACCCAAAGATACCAGATCTTCGCCCGCCACGACCTGGGCGTGAGCCAGCGGCAGACCGCCAAAGAGCTTGGCCTCCATAGCAGTACGGTCAGCCGCGAGCTGCGCCGCAATGTCATTGCCAGCGGCAAAGATCCCGAGCAGGCACAGTCCCGCGGCGACTACCGGCGACGCACCGCCTGGAAGTGGACGAAGCGCTTGCCCAGCATGATCACCGCCGTCGTCGACCGGCTGCGTGAAGAGTGGAGCCCGGAGCAGATCAGCGGTTTCATGGCCCCCTTGGCCGGCTTAGGCGTCAGTCACCAGTGGGTCTACTCTTTGATCTGGGATGAAAAGGCGCAGGGTGGCGATCTCTGGCAGCATCTCCGTCAGCCCAAACGGCGCAGCAAGCACCGGGCCCAGGCCAAGAGCGCAGGACTCGGCAAGATTCCCAACCGTGTGGGCATCGAGCATCGCCCGGCGGAGATCAATACCAGGCTCGTCATCGGGCACTGGGAGGGCGACACCGTGATCCGGGGGCACAAGCAATCAGGGCTGGTCACGCTGGTAGAGCGTCGCAGCGGCTACCTGCTGGCAGCACGGCTGCCTAGGATATCGGCGGAGCTGACGCAAGCGGCCATGATCCGCCTGCTGAAGCCTCGCCGGGGTGCTGTGCAGACCATCACCCTGGACAACGGCTCGGAGTTCGCCGGTCACGAAGCCGTGGCCAAGGCGCTGACTGCTGCGACCTACTTTTGTGATCCCTACTGCTCCGGCCAGCGTGCGAGCAACGAGAACACCAATGGCCTGGTACGGCAGTACTTCCCCAAGGGAACGGACTTCCGGCAGGTCACCAACGCCGAGTTGCGCAAGGTGATCAGAAAGCTCAATGACCGCCCCCGAAAGCGCCTCGGCTACCGGACACCGGCACATGTGTTCTTGGGAGAATACTCAAGAGCCCTGGATACCGCAGGTGCTGCGCGTATTGCTTGA
- a CDS encoding stealth family protein encodes MLRVLLEFRESGSWRNALISQENTIRYLRFKAALMNKPGSIVLHLELETALSQMEIVLDIDAVITWVDGSDPKHNQKRNHWLLNEAGELHDNATDTNRWLNNNEIRYCLKSIEIHAPWFRKIWIVTDDQVPELSYLSKEARDKIKIIDHRHIFRGYEEFLPTFNSLSIETMLWRIEGLSDNFVYFNDDVFLVGPTGPTRFFQNNKPVLRGQWVDFTDIDEERLHRINKINSATMLGFNQSHFFASAHVAFPLKKRVLEELFLNYEKAFVKNISYRFRDKRQFLAQGVHDLFLIKSNNCYFSKKKDHVHIKKDNVLTLGRAKTKKRIDKIFSNKVRIACINDFHAMESEFVGFAKWIERAVGERKDCLYYLKKAQVRIRKKYFKRIS; translated from the coding sequence GTGCTGCGCGTATTGCTTGAATTCAGGGAATCAGGTTCTTGGCGGAACGCGCTGATTTCTCAAGAGAATACCATCCGCTATCTTCGTTTTAAGGCCGCCCTCATGAATAAGCCGGGTTCAATAGTGTTGCACTTGGAACTTGAAACCGCTTTATCTCAAATGGAGATTGTTTTGGATATTGACGCAGTTATCACTTGGGTAGATGGATCTGATCCCAAGCATAATCAGAAGCGCAACCATTGGCTGCTGAATGAAGCTGGTGAACTACATGATAATGCCACTGATACCAATCGTTGGTTAAATAATAATGAAATTAGATACTGCTTGAAATCCATAGAGATACATGCACCTTGGTTTAGAAAAATATGGATTGTAACCGATGATCAAGTTCCAGAACTGTCATATCTGAGCAAAGAGGCACGAGATAAAATTAAGATTATTGACCATCGGCATATATTTCGAGGCTATGAGGAGTTTCTTCCGACTTTCAACTCTCTCTCAATAGAAACCATGCTTTGGAGAATTGAGGGGCTGTCTGATAATTTTGTATACTTTAATGATGATGTGTTTCTTGTAGGGCCAACAGGGCCAACCCGGTTTTTTCAGAATAATAAGCCAGTCTTGCGTGGTCAATGGGTGGATTTTACAGACATAGACGAGGAGAGGCTGCATAGAATAAATAAAATAAATTCGGCCACAATGCTAGGGTTCAATCAAAGCCATTTTTTTGCTTCAGCGCATGTGGCATTCCCATTAAAAAAACGTGTGCTGGAAGAGCTTTTTCTTAATTACGAAAAGGCTTTCGTAAAAAACATTAGTTATCGATTTCGAGATAAAAGACAGTTTCTGGCACAGGGGGTTCATGACTTGTTCTTGATAAAGTCAAACAATTGCTATTTTAGCAAGAAGAAAGACCATGTTCATATTAAAAAAGATAATGTGTTAACTTTAGGTAGGGCTAAAACCAAAAAAAGGATTGATAAAATTTTTAGTAATAAAGTTAGAATTGCTTGTATAAATGATTTCCATGCCATGGAGTCAGAGTTTGTAGGTTTTGCCAAGTGGATTGAGCGTGCTGTTGGTGAAAGAAAAGATTGCCTGTATTATCTAAAAAAAGCGCAAGTGCGCATAAGGAAAAAATACTTCAAAAGAATTAGTTGA
- a CDS encoding acyltransferase family protein — MTQRPQALGSTTINDGEPQAARDRYPDALRAGALLVVVFGHWIATLPRLDNGLMTTTDHLLLVWTGAGVLTWVLQVVPLFVFVSAAVSADGAQRRLEQGHRQLHWWAGRALGLARPTVTYLAVLVAFVIVAAYTGGRLLGPLNHSLTVHLWFLMMLLGVQALLPLSVWADRRWGLKAVAGLLVLAALVDLLRAGMTAPGELLELGTHVTANGGGIGWLNAILVWLLPQQLGIAWKHGRFSGLGCGLALLLFGLLWLAAAVASGYPVAMVDGEFGVPSNLLPPTLALVGVMWVQVGVVLTCEGPMRRLLERRRVDRVVTILGALGMPLYLWHKLAELPAAWLGERLGLPIDAGIPGEVGFWLGRLLWLLLCIVAVAPVMVAVVSFEMSRKRDVVSATGTSAILTGGAALLGGIIASLALGALPGALFGLAGVAAASWLLRAHPQPTGEPLGRT; from the coding sequence ATGACACAGAGGCCTCAGGCATTGGGCTCGACAACGATAAACGACGGCGAACCTCAGGCCGCCCGGGATCGCTATCCCGATGCCCTGCGCGCCGGTGCGCTGCTGGTCGTCGTGTTCGGCCACTGGATCGCGACGCTGCCCCGGCTCGACAACGGCCTGATGACCACCACCGATCACCTGTTGCTGGTGTGGACGGGCGCCGGCGTACTCACCTGGGTATTGCAGGTGGTCCCCCTGTTCGTGTTCGTCTCGGCCGCAGTCAGTGCCGACGGTGCCCAGCGCCGGTTGGAACAGGGCCATCGCCAGCTGCACTGGTGGGCAGGCCGGGCGCTTGGCCTGGCGCGACCCACCGTGACCTACCTGGCGGTGCTGGTGGCCTTCGTCATCGTCGCCGCCTACACCGGGGGGCGCCTGCTCGGCCCCCTCAACCACTCGCTGACCGTCCATCTCTGGTTCCTGATGATGCTGCTGGGAGTGCAGGCGCTGCTGCCGCTCAGCGTCTGGGCCGACCGCCGCTGGGGGCTCAAGGCCGTGGCGGGGCTGCTAGTGCTTGCCGCCCTGGTGGATCTCCTGCGCGCCGGCATGACTGCCCCCGGCGAGTTGCTGGAGCTGGGCACTCACGTCACCGCCAACGGCGGCGGCATCGGCTGGCTCAATGCCATTCTCGTTTGGCTGTTGCCGCAGCAGCTCGGCATCGCCTGGAAGCACGGCCGCTTCTCCGGCCTGGGCTGCGGCCTCGCCCTGCTGCTGTTCGGGCTGCTGTGGCTGGCAGCCGCGGTGGCCTCGGGCTATCCCGTCGCCATGGTGGACGGTGAATTCGGCGTGCCCAGCAACCTGCTTCCGCCCACCCTGGCCCTGGTGGGCGTGATGTGGGTGCAGGTCGGCGTCGTACTGACTTGTGAAGGCCCCATGCGCCGCCTACTGGAGCGCCGCCGAGTCGACAGGGTGGTGACTATCCTCGGCGCCCTGGGCATGCCGCTCTACCTCTGGCACAAGCTGGCCGAGCTGCCGGCAGCCTGGCTGGGCGAGCGACTCGGCCTGCCCATCGACGCCGGCATACCGGGCGAGGTTGGCTTCTGGCTCGGCCGCCTGTTGTGGCTCCTGCTGTGCATCGTCGCTGTCGCCCCGGTCATGGTCGCCGTGGTGTCCTTCGAGATGAGCCGCAAGCGCGACGTGGTCTCCGCCACCGGCACCTCGGCGATTCTGACCGGTGGGGCCGCACTACTCGGCGGCATCATCGCCAGCCTGGCCCTCGGCGCCCTGCCCGGCGCCCTCTTCGGCCTGGCCGGCGTAGCGGCCGCCTCCTGGCTGCTGCGCGCCCACCCGCAGCCGACAGGAGAACCACTGGGACGCACCTGA